Proteins from a genomic interval of Clostridia bacterium:
- a CDS encoding O-antigen ligase family protein, whose product MKKLLYILIGLAGILLGIIGAFTHVLLPVGIIAAVSMGVLILLDYQRVTYLLAFYIIIDFILRYVMQVPFLGGNWDELLFVVCVMLWFYKWLVYRKQKAYFWTPLEFPLIFFIGVGILLLLVNSPDMRIGLEGFRAVFEYLLWFFVTVQLLRTPTGAKRLVYMLVFVGGLLGLDGVHQYIVGVEMPGNWVDKAEVAVRTRVFSIAGNPNALASLMVLLTPLSISLVFFEKKLGKKVLFGAIALIMLACLVFTFTRAAWIGFIFALIVYVFVKNRRMLIPALAGMAVGGVIISFLVPSVADRIAYLISPEYMVSSSKGGRVKRWIEGLYMLKQNPLFGMGLGRFGGAVAVNNKIPGAFYMDNYYVKTAVETGIVGLSAFLVLIYNLVIWNIRAIRNLKNTRYVNIAHGAFAGMCGVLVHSAAENVFEVPMMAVYFWVMAGIVMFLAYMNNKGTLKESDAV is encoded by the coding sequence GTGAAAAAGTTACTTTATATATTAATAGGTTTAGCAGGAATATTGCTGGGAATAATAGGCGCATTTACTCATGTACTTCTCCCTGTAGGCATTATTGCTGCAGTTTCCATGGGGGTTCTGATCCTGCTTGATTATCAGAGAGTCACCTACCTCCTTGCTTTCTATATTATTATTGACTTTATCCTCAGGTATGTAATGCAGGTTCCGTTTCTGGGAGGCAACTGGGACGAACTGCTATTTGTTGTATGTGTGATGCTGTGGTTTTATAAATGGCTGGTATACCGCAAGCAAAAAGCTTATTTCTGGACACCTCTGGAATTTCCACTGATTTTCTTTATAGGGGTTGGGATTCTACTCCTGCTTGTAAATTCTCCGGATATGAGAATAGGCTTGGAAGGCTTCAGAGCTGTTTTTGAGTATCTCCTATGGTTTTTTGTCACTGTACAGCTTTTAAGGACACCTACAGGTGCTAAACGTCTCGTATACATGTTGGTATTCGTAGGCGGCTTGCTTGGACTTGATGGTGTACATCAATATATAGTAGGGGTAGAAATGCCGGGAAATTGGGTTGATAAGGCTGAAGTGGCAGTACGCACGAGGGTGTTTTCAATAGCGGGTAATCCTAACGCCCTAGCCAGCCTGATGGTGCTTCTGACACCCTTAAGCATATCGCTCGTGTTTTTTGAAAAGAAACTGGGGAAAAAGGTTTTATTTGGTGCTATAGCCCTTATAATGCTGGCTTGTCTGGTCTTTACCTTTACAAGAGCAGCCTGGATCGGCTTCATATTTGCACTTATAGTATATGTTTTCGTAAAAAACAGGCGTATGCTGATACCGGCACTGGCAGGTATGGCTGTAGGAGGTGTCATAATAAGCTTCCTTGTTCCTTCAGTAGCCGACAGGATTGCATACCTTATTAGTCCGGAGTACATGGTCAGCAGCTCAAAGGGCGGCCGTGTCAAGCGATGGATAGAAGGCTTGTATATGCTGAAACAAAATCCGTTATTCGGTATGGGCCTTGGACGTTTCGGCGGAGCAGTAGCAGTAAATAACAAGATCCCGGGTGCTTTCTATATGGACAATTATTACGTTAAGACAGCAGTTGAAACAGGTATAGTGGGACTATCGGCATTTCTGGTTCTTATATATAATTTAGTTATCTGGAATATCAGAGCTATAAGAAATCTTAAGAATACACGGTATGTAAATATTGCCCACGGCGCATTTGCAGGTATGTGTGGAGTTCTAGTCCACAGTGCCGCGGAGAATGTGTTTGAGGTTCCGATGATGGCGGTTTACTTCTGGGTAATGGCAGGTATTGTAATGTTTCTGGCTTACATGAATAATAAAGGTACATTAAAAGAGAGTGATGCTGTTTAG
- a CDS encoding oligosaccharide flippase family protein, producing MNANKLIFKEGILNLIALFTAMCLNFLGILVITKTFSVEDVGLFNAIINATAILSTITVIGINNIFIRVIPGINRDKESEASDLFIYQITKNILVSAICILLIYAFKPFFVNILIKNQLIGTYFYVIPLYIVNTGLQQILGSYLRAWYKTSAQSFIVNTLLKSGNFFLILICLRFRLTVINYIHYYLYLLIAINLVLFYVIAKNRYIKPIKIRNVLKKYLNRNKFIEQDVYGLIMSVSAIASVLAAYADRILVNWFTDNSQLAVYNTAVLIGGTIAIFGNSLAMIGHPLMGKYIGDNNITELDNVYKFTQKWSLIATLPVAVVIVIYSKALLSLLGTARGGEGSVYASGAVVLSIVVIGQLINVGTGMCGGIISFSKHYKMDLYTQIILAVLSITLNAALIPAYGMAGAAVASSSSLAIYNIVKVIYVKIKFGILPFDTGIIKVLAGTVFSVVLTLALNQVIDLDGFYLIAEAGLAVLASYAIVLIAGLSKSDIVKLKQLIVRK from the coding sequence ATGAATGCAAATAAACTGATTTTTAAGGAAGGAATACTTAACCTGATAGCACTTTTTACGGCAATGTGCCTTAACTTCCTTGGCATACTGGTTATCACCAAAACCTTTTCAGTAGAAGATGTAGGTTTATTCAATGCTATTATCAATGCTACGGCAATACTATCTACAATCACTGTCATTGGGATAAACAACATTTTCATAAGAGTGATACCCGGGATTAACAGAGATAAGGAGTCTGAAGCATCAGACCTCTTTATTTATCAGATAACAAAGAATATATTGGTATCTGCCATATGTATTCTTTTAATTTATGCTTTCAAACCTTTTTTTGTAAATATACTTATAAAAAATCAACTTATAGGTACTTATTTTTATGTTATACCCCTTTATATAGTAAATACCGGATTGCAGCAGATACTAGGCAGTTATCTAAGGGCCTGGTATAAAACATCGGCACAGTCATTCATAGTAAATACTTTACTGAAAAGCGGTAATTTCTTTTTGATCCTTATTTGCCTGCGTTTCAGGCTGACTGTCATTAATTATATACATTATTATTTATATCTGCTGATCGCAATAAATCTTGTCCTATTTTATGTCATCGCAAAAAACAGGTATATAAAACCTATAAAAATCAGGAACGTACTAAAAAAGTATCTGAACAGAAATAAGTTCATTGAACAGGATGTTTATGGTCTGATTATGTCAGTGTCTGCAATAGCAAGCGTGCTGGCTGCCTATGCGGATAGAATCCTGGTCAACTGGTTTACGGACAATTCACAGCTTGCGGTGTATAATACCGCTGTTCTTATAGGAGGAACTATTGCAATATTCGGAAACTCTCTCGCCATGATCGGACACCCTTTGATGGGTAAGTACATCGGCGATAACAATATCACAGAGCTGGATAACGTATACAAGTTCACACAAAAATGGTCTTTGATAGCAACACTTCCTGTTGCCGTAGTGATCGTTATATACTCAAAAGCCTTGCTTTCCCTTCTGGGTACCGCCCGCGGTGGAGAAGGTTCCGTCTATGCCTCCGGAGCTGTGGTTCTTTCCATAGTAGTAATAGGGCAGCTGATAAATGTGGGAACTGGAATGTGCGGCGGCATAATAAGTTTCTCCAAGCACTATAAAATGGATTTGTATACACAGATAATACTTGCAGTACTGAGCATCACGCTAAATGCAGCTCTGATACCGGCCTATGGTATGGCAGGCGCTGCTGTTGCCTCTTCCTCAAGTCTCGCTATATACAACATCGTAAAAGTAATATATGTTAAAATCAAATTTGGCATATTGCCCTTTGATACCGGCATAATCAAGGTACTAGCTGGAACCGTATTCAGTGTAGTACTTACGCTTGCTTTAAACCAGGTTATTGATTTGGACGGATTTTACCTTATCGCCGAAGCAGGCCTGGCAGTTTTAGCAAGCTATGCTATAGTATTAATTGCCGGATTGTCAAAAAGTGATATAGTGAAACTAAAGCAGTTAATTGTAAGGAAATAA
- a CDS encoding glycosyltransferase family 2 protein codes for MKVLIIIPAFNEEKSLTNLFNELNSKCPRYDVVVVNDCSLDKTRKICRDNNVAVIDLPVNLGIGGAVQAGYKYALYNDYDVAIQVDGDGQHNPQYIDTLVGEIGKGFNLCIGSRFIEKEGFQSTFTRRVGIKYFSKLIKLLTGKLITDPTSGFRACDRKVIECFAREYPRDYPEPETIVLATRRNFKISEAPVIMNERDGGRSSITSIKSIYYMIKVSLAIIAASFSKSR; via the coding sequence ATGAAGGTTTTGATTATTATTCCTGCATTTAATGAAGAGAAGAGCCTGACTAATCTGTTTAATGAACTGAATAGCAAATGTCCCCGGTATGATGTAGTGGTGGTCAATGATTGCTCTTTGGACAAAACCCGTAAGATTTGCAGGGATAATAATGTTGCGGTTATAGATTTACCGGTTAATCTCGGGATAGGCGGCGCAGTACAGGCCGGCTATAAATACGCCCTGTATAATGATTATGATGTCGCCATACAGGTTGACGGGGACGGGCAGCACAATCCGCAATATATAGATACTCTGGTTGGAGAGATAGGAAAGGGATTTAATTTATGTATAGGTTCGCGTTTTATAGAGAAGGAAGGATTTCAGTCCACATTTACAAGACGTGTGGGGATAAAGTATTTTTCAAAACTCATAAAACTGCTCACAGGCAAGCTGATTACTGATCCTACTTCAGGCTTCAGAGCTTGTGACAGGAAGGTGATAGAGTGCTTTGCCAGAGAATACCCCAGGGATTATCCCGAACCTGAAACCATTGTATTGGCTACGAGAAGAAATTTTAAAATATCGGAAGCACCGGTAATAATGAATGAAAGGGATGGGGGCAGGTCTTCCATTACCAGTATTAAGTCGATATACTATATGATAAAGGTAAGCCTGGCAATAATAGCTGCATCCTTTTCAAAAAGCAGGTAA
- a CDS encoding DUF4330 domain-containing protein, protein MKILDEKGRLFGVINIIDLAVVALLLLVIGVLGYKTVGSKLNIAPNAGTKELIVTVECLSRPEAVAKAFKKGDQLLSLTNTVNAYIESVSYKPAIEEVKKEDGSYIIATKPISKDILITIKMTVDAGSAITKLGSQDIAIAKQFVVKTKNADVPGIIRDVVEK, encoded by the coding sequence ATGAAAATTCTTGATGAAAAGGGTCGTCTGTTTGGAGTTATTAATATAATTGACCTTGCAGTAGTAGCATTATTATTACTGGTTATTGGAGTACTTGGTTATAAGACGGTGGGCAGCAAACTTAATATCGCCCCCAATGCAGGAACAAAAGAACTTATTGTTACAGTTGAGTGCCTGTCCAGACCTGAAGCTGTAGCTAAAGCCTTCAAAAAGGGTGATCAGCTCCTGTCACTTACAAATACTGTTAATGCGTATATCGAATCCGTATCCTATAAACCTGCAATAGAAGAAGTAAAAAAAGAGGACGGATCATATATCATAGCAACCAAACCAATATCGAAGGATATCCTTATAACAATCAAAATGACTGTGGATGCAGGTTCTGCCATAACAAAACTGGGCAGTCAGGATATAGCTATAGCTAAGCAATTTGTTGTAAAAACAAAAAATGCAGATGTACCGGGAATTATCAGAGATGTTGTCGAGAAATAG
- a CDS encoding DUF2304 domain-containing protein, with product MNKVLQVILIISSTLFFVFIFNMVRNKRLELKYALTWMLTSFSFIILSVFPEVLYFVSAVLHIELPVNTLFLSVIFFLLVIVFTLTIALSRNANRVKTLTQEIGILKLKIEKLSEVNKE from the coding sequence ATGAATAAGGTTTTACAGGTAATTCTGATTATTTCCTCTACTTTGTTCTTTGTTTTCATTTTTAACATGGTAAGAAATAAGAGACTGGAACTAAAATATGCTTTGACATGGATGCTTACAAGCTTCAGCTTTATTATATTATCCGTATTTCCGGAAGTGCTGTACTTTGTTTCGGCGGTACTCCATATCGAACTGCCGGTAAATACCCTGTTTTTGTCGGTTATATTCTTTCTTCTTGTAATAGTGTTTACATTAACAATTGCATTATCCAGAAATGCTAACAGGGTAAAGACCCTTACACAGGAAATAGGGATTTTGAAACTGAAGATAGAAAAGCTGTCTGAAGTGAATAAAGAGTGA
- a CDS encoding acyltransferase produces the protein MNRRIYEFDQIRVIAAISVIIIHVTAIYSSTSSFAYYSNQLVRYAVPIFILLSGFLLHFSNADRELSYLNFLSKRFKKILIPYLVWSIIYILFENRSNLSSVYYKSGFLVESLTHIIRGTAYPHLYFVIIIIQMYLLYPFLKVLLGKYPKALISSSFLLTLFFQTAVYMSLLKAVHLPKFIIPYYIFFPTWLFYFIFGMYLSENTEKVKVRIKNNRIQLIALWFAGLFILLVDSRITGTGFSSIKPSTMLYCLLSFFAFYSVLQRFQTDTPALRNTICWISAQSYTLYLSHMLVLSLIITFFRSFGLNSVLANNPGMVLLFLLTLALSLIFTYVISLTPFATLFGGVGKKTPGIHSKIQGSHTTQL, from the coding sequence ATGAACCGAAGAATATATGAATTCGATCAGATTAGGGTAATTGCCGCAATTTCGGTAATCATAATACATGTTACCGCAATATACTCCTCCACCAGCAGTTTTGCCTATTACAGCAACCAACTCGTACGCTATGCTGTTCCTATATTCATTCTGCTGTCAGGCTTCCTCCTGCATTTTTCAAATGCAGACAGAGAATTAAGCTACCTAAACTTTTTATCAAAAAGGTTTAAGAAAATCCTTATTCCTTATCTGGTGTGGAGCATTATATATATACTTTTCGAGAATAGAAGCAACCTTTCTTCGGTTTACTATAAAAGTGGGTTTCTAGTTGAGTCACTGACACATATAATCAGGGGAACCGCATACCCTCATCTATACTTTGTCATAATCATAATTCAGATGTACCTACTTTACCCATTTTTAAAAGTACTATTAGGAAAATACCCTAAAGCTTTGATATCTTCCAGCTTTTTACTAACACTGTTTTTTCAAACAGCAGTATATATGTCTCTTTTAAAAGCAGTACATCTTCCCAAGTTCATTATTCCCTATTATATATTTTTCCCTACCTGGCTTTTTTATTTCATTTTCGGCATGTATTTATCAGAAAACACAGAAAAAGTGAAGGTTAGAATAAAGAACAACAGGATACAACTTATTGCACTATGGTTCGCAGGTCTTTTTATTCTTTTGGTCGACAGTAGAATTACCGGAACCGGGTTTTCCTCAATAAAGCCCAGCACCATGCTGTATTGTCTCTTATCCTTCTTCGCCTTTTACTCTGTCTTGCAGCGGTTTCAAACGGATACACCTGCACTAAGGAATACTATATGCTGGATATCTGCACAATCATATACACTATATCTAAGCCACATGTTGGTATTAAGCTTGATAATTACATTCTTCCGCAGTTTTGGACTTAATTCTGTTTTAGCAAATAATCCGGGAATGGTACTTTTGTTTTTACTTACCCTAGCTCTTTCACTCATATTCACCTATGTAATAAGTCTCACGCCTTTTGCCACTCTTTTTGGGGGTGTGGGTAAAAAAACGCCGGGTATTCATTCAAAGATCCAGGGTTCTCATACGACACAGCTATAG
- a CDS encoding class I SAM-dependent methyltransferase, whose amino-acid sequence MRCNLCGSETHKNIVRFEDIAVVKCRECGLVQMDPIKIGECKDDYIELEVDEFIDYIESVRLPQFEAEMKDIVKVVKTGRVLDIGCSTGLFLSLARKHGFEAYGVEPSESMCKVAGCRHEGLNLHNTEFTKELFRGIEFDLVTVWSVLEHIPDPKRFLSECRAVLKKDGVLAVRVPNYSGLIPKLIIWAYKLSFGLISAPAKSLYEYHFVYKHFYHYTEKTLSRMMENTGFKVFQVKRENSINMGNFKKRIESSKRKNDLGWARNPLLRAMISVVLKISDILKLQDEIVVFCKKI is encoded by the coding sequence ATGAGATGTAATCTATGTGGGTCGGAGACTCACAAAAATATTGTCAGGTTTGAAGATATAGCTGTGGTAAAATGCCGCGAATGCGGTTTGGTTCAGATGGACCCCATTAAAATAGGTGAATGCAAAGACGATTATATAGAATTGGAAGTTGATGAGTTTATTGACTATATCGAGTCAGTACGGTTACCCCAGTTTGAAGCTGAAATGAAGGATATTGTAAAGGTGGTAAAAACGGGCAGAGTGCTGGATATAGGATGCTCCACAGGCTTATTCCTGAGTTTGGCAAGAAAACACGGGTTTGAAGCTTATGGAGTAGAGCCTTCTGAAAGCATGTGCAAAGTAGCAGGATGCAGGCATGAAGGGCTCAATCTGCATAATACGGAGTTTACCAAAGAATTATTCAGGGGTATTGAGTTTGATTTGGTTACCGTATGGTCAGTACTGGAACATATACCTGATCCGAAGAGATTTCTCAGTGAATGCAGGGCAGTGCTGAAGAAGGACGGTGTTTTGGCTGTGAGAGTTCCAAATTACAGCGGACTGATTCCAAAGCTTATCATATGGGCATATAAGCTGAGCTTCGGTTTGATATCAGCGCCTGCAAAGTCATTATATGAATACCATTTTGTGTACAAGCACTTTTATCACTATACTGAAAAGACACTTTCAAGGATGATGGAGAATACAGGATTTAAGGTTTTTCAGGTTAAACGTGAGAACAGTATAAATATGGGAAATTTCAAAAAGCGGATAGAATCATCAAAAAGGAAGAATGATCTGGGCTGGGCCAGAAATCCTTTACTTAGAGCAATGATATCTGTTGTTCTGAAGATTTCAGACATACTTAAGCTGCAGGATGAAATAGTTGTTTTCTGTAAAAAGATATAG
- a CDS encoding glycosyltransferase family 2 protein → MLSNPLVSVVIPMYNVERYIEETLTSVLNQTYKNIEVVVIDDSSRDKSADIVKKMQSRFSNLKYIYKENGGVSSARNVGIRNSTGEYIAFLDSDDLWLETKLEAQISMLNATGLDACYCGYREFFNIGQPFKKMPGKFYEGKILKELLLDKAIGWTSTWVIKKDLILNNGLFFTEGCSMAEDIEFFSKVTYFVEVCAVKDYLALYRRRSDSLTASPDRTREILVWKRLKEWLDLQISIPHYDKKVLIDILSTYRIAGVSIHCLYEEIKNRKAVIGDLINDELYKYVKDYKPVMTIHSTKLLIKKILLTHPVLLRALSRSGK, encoded by the coding sequence ATGCTGTCTAACCCTTTGGTTTCTGTCGTAATTCCTATGTATAATGTGGAAAGGTATATTGAAGAAACTCTTACAAGCGTTTTAAACCAAACCTATAAGAATATTGAAGTAGTTGTAATAGACGATTCGAGCAGGGATAAAAGCGCGGATATAGTAAAAAAAATGCAAAGCCGGTTTAGTAATTTAAAATATATATATAAGGAAAACGGCGGTGTTTCAAGTGCAAGGAATGTAGGCATCAGAAATTCTACTGGCGAATATATCGCATTTCTCGATAGTGACGATCTATGGCTGGAAACAAAGCTTGAAGCACAAATATCCATGCTTAATGCAACAGGTCTTGATGCATGTTACTGCGGATACCGGGAGTTTTTCAACATCGGTCAACCTTTTAAGAAAATGCCGGGCAAGTTTTACGAGGGCAAAATCCTTAAAGAACTGCTTCTGGATAAGGCAATAGGCTGGACAAGTACATGGGTTATCAAAAAAGATCTTATACTCAACAATGGGTTATTTTTTACCGAAGGTTGCAGTATGGCCGAGGATATAGAATTTTTCTCAAAAGTCACATATTTTGTTGAAGTATGTGCCGTTAAAGATTATCTTGCACTGTACAGAAGGAGGAGCGATTCACTGACCGCTTCACCGGACAGAACACGTGAAATCCTGGTCTGGAAAAGGCTCAAAGAATGGTTGGATCTGCAAATAAGCATACCGCATTATGATAAGAAAGTCCTGATTGATATTTTAAGCACATACAGGATTGCAGGTGTATCCATACACTGCCTATATGAAGAAATCAAAAACCGAAAAGCAGTTATTGGCGACCTCATAAATGATGAATTGTATAAATATGTCAAAGATTACAAACCGGTAATGACAATTCACTCAACAAAGCTTCTTATTAAGAAGATACTGCTTACCCATCCTGTTTTGTTGAGAGCATTGTCCCGGTCAGGAAAATAA
- a CDS encoding CDP-glycerol glycerophosphotransferase family protein, translating into MSISTLLNRIIYKSRILLLRTLNEFVPKQDNKIVLSSLPDFSDNAKGLWEYLAGSEKYEPVWLFSDKSLVEKLSRENITCEYSWSWKGIKALLTSRYIACTHSQHIAIKSSNQFLITLWHGMPLKSMGYIDNLCTKKDIKGFKTVSKKSDIFISTSPIMRYALASCFNIDARKVVITGQPRNDKLFSPEDRAVLSRVCGKNLDAYDKLILYCPTFRAGMGRVEGKKLDKNVFNFPDYQRNELDELLKSHNALLVIKLHPFEEKQYSGSELDLPQNSVLVKSDAFNTNTVSMYDILGLFDVLVTDYSSIYFDYLLLDRPIVFVTSDLNTYKSGRGLIFEDYDFWTPGPKTKTFDEYVQCLRKCLQDKEYYKAERKLVNGLVNQYTDNRSAERIMQCVEKTK; encoded by the coding sequence ATGAGCATTAGTACATTACTAAACAGGATTATATATAAAAGCAGGATTTTACTTTTGAGGACATTGAATGAGTTTGTTCCAAAACAAGATAATAAAATAGTCCTCAGCAGCCTTCCCGACTTCTCAGATAATGCGAAGGGCCTTTGGGAATACCTTGCCGGCTCCGAAAAATATGAACCTGTATGGCTTTTTAGCGATAAGAGCCTTGTTGAGAAGCTGAGCAGAGAAAACATAACCTGTGAATATTCCTGGTCATGGAAGGGGATAAAAGCCCTCTTAACTTCCAGATATATTGCTTGTACACACAGTCAGCATATCGCCATCAAGTCTTCAAATCAGTTTTTAATAACCCTATGGCACGGCATGCCTCTGAAATCTATGGGCTATATTGACAATCTTTGTACAAAAAAAGATATAAAAGGCTTCAAAACAGTAAGTAAAAAATCTGATATATTCATATCCACTTCACCAATAATGAGATATGCACTGGCAAGCTGCTTCAATATAGATGCAAGAAAAGTTGTTATCACAGGCCAGCCCCGAAATGACAAGCTTTTCTCACCTGAAGACAGAGCTGTACTTTCCAGGGTTTGCGGTAAAAATCTGGATGCATATGATAAGCTTATACTGTATTGCCCTACCTTCAGAGCCGGTATGGGAAGGGTAGAGGGAAAAAAGCTTGACAAAAATGTGTTCAACTTTCCTGATTATCAAAGGAATGAACTGGATGAGCTGCTCAAATCACATAATGCACTGCTTGTTATTAAGCTCCATCCGTTTGAGGAAAAACAGTACAGCGGTTCTGAACTGGATCTGCCGCAAAATTCAGTGCTGGTAAAATCAGATGCCTTTAATACCAACACCGTGAGCATGTACGATATTCTTGGATTATTTGATGTGCTGGTTACCGATTATTCTTCAATATATTTCGATTATCTGCTCCTTGACCGCCCGATAGTTTTTGTCACCAGTGACCTGAATACATACAAAAGCGGCAGAGGCTTAATATTTGAAGATTATGACTTCTGGACGCCGGGACCAAAAACAAAAACCTTTGATGAGTATGTACAGTGTCTCAGGAAATGTTTACAGGACAAAGAATATTACAAAGCTGAGCGCAAGCTTGTAAACGGCCTGGTTAACCAGTATACGGACAACCGCTCGGCAGAAAGAATCATGCAGTGCGTAGAAAAAACAAAATGA
- a CDS encoding glycosyltransferase family 39 protein, producing the protein MINKLKGKSVFLILLAIIILGLAFRAVVFYKFLPNFKLAGDAKHYWLMSHQLVDNGIYGYWNEGMDVGPQKGEPNAFVTPVYPLFLSGIYAVFHDPYLQITIARMIQVGVSGLITPLLAFLLVRRLFRRNDIALLTSLLTAIYPTYAMSSVDILTEVFSLATMLLYFYLTTVGLQTRKAAMNVLAGIAFAFHILVRPPLLPLFILPFIYIYFAWGKKERKAVFRVFFQTCGGFVLLMLPWWIRNIVSLHTFIITSTSVGNPLLAGTYPYMENLMWDVTEQIRGNSERQAKLARERIINGFLTQPLLYIKWYTLGKIQIMFGTPWQYYKLPGTQIIHNIIHNTIVFVGAAGLIANSVINRVNRFINIYGLLFLGLYLIFIPLSRYAYQHMFFLMLSAAYLVCQVSDVVKHRFVHKINN; encoded by the coding sequence ATGATAAATAAACTTAAAGGAAAGAGTGTATTTTTGATTCTTTTAGCAATAATCATACTTGGACTGGCATTTCGTGCCGTGGTTTTTTATAAATTCTTACCGAATTTCAAACTGGCCGGTGATGCAAAGCACTATTGGCTGATGTCTCATCAACTGGTAGATAATGGTATATACGGCTACTGGAATGAAGGTATGGATGTCGGACCACAGAAGGGAGAACCCAATGCGTTTGTGACACCTGTATATCCTCTGTTTCTGAGTGGGATATATGCTGTTTTTCATGACCCTTATCTTCAGATAACTATAGCCCGTATGATCCAGGTAGGCGTAAGCGGCCTTATAACTCCGCTTCTGGCGTTTTTACTGGTCCGCCGTCTTTTTAGACGCAATGATATAGCTCTCCTTACCAGCTTGCTTACTGCAATCTATCCTACTTATGCAATGTCCTCCGTAGACATTTTAACAGAGGTGTTTTCCCTGGCTACCATGCTGCTTTACTTCTATCTTACAACAGTTGGACTGCAAACCAGAAAAGCAGCTATGAATGTATTAGCGGGAATAGCCTTTGCATTTCATATTCTCGTACGACCTCCGCTGCTTCCGCTTTTTATACTGCCGTTTATTTATATTTATTTTGCATGGGGTAAAAAAGAGAGAAAGGCAGTATTCAGAGTGTTTTTTCAAACCTGTGGGGGTTTTGTGCTATTAATGCTTCCCTGGTGGATACGGAACATAGTTTCGCTGCACACTTTTATCATAACATCAACTAGTGTAGGGAACCCTTTACTGGCCGGAACATATCCATATATGGAAAATCTTATGTGGGATGTTACGGAGCAAATAAGGGGAAATTCTGAGCGGCAGGCGAAATTGGCCAGAGAGAGAATAATTAATGGCTTTTTGACACAACCTTTACTATATATTAAATGGTATACTCTGGGCAAAATCCAGATTATGTTCGGAACTCCCTGGCAATATTATAAACTTCCGGGTACACAGATTATCCATAATATAATTCATAATACAATAGTTTTTGTAGGTGCTGCCGGTTTGATAGCCAATTCGGTTATCAACAGAGTAAACCGTTTTATTAATATATACGGGCTTTTGTTTTTGGGATTGTATTTGATTTTTATTCCTTTGAGCAGATACGCATACCAGCATATGTTCTTTTTAATGCTGTCTGCTGCATACCTCGTTTGTCAGGTATCAGATGTTGTAAAACATAGATTTGTTCACAAAATAAATAATTAA
- a CDS encoding phosphocholine cytidylyltransferase family protein encodes MKAVILAAGVGSRLGKPYPKSLNKLPNGETILGRQIRILRKNGINEIYVVVGFKMGLIMESFPEVFYRYNPVYYVTNTSKSLLCAIRDMNDDVLWTNGDVIFDEEIIAHMVNQAGNAIAVNSSKCGEEEVKYKADNKNQLTAISKQVQDAHGEAVGINKISKEDIENFKSALENCSDNDYFEKGIEMLIDNGKKFNIVNISNFKCIEVDFEEDWKIATELFTQ; translated from the coding sequence ATGAAAGCAGTAATACTAGCAGCAGGGGTTGGTTCCAGGCTAGGAAAACCATACCCGAAATCACTCAATAAACTGCCGAATGGTGAGACTATTCTTGGAAGGCAAATAAGAATACTCCGAAAAAACGGAATAAATGAAATATATGTTGTTGTAGGCTTTAAGATGGGTCTGATAATGGAAAGCTTCCCTGAAGTATTTTATAGATATAACCCGGTATATTATGTTACAAATACCTCCAAAAGTCTGTTATGCGCTATCAGAGATATGAATGACGATGTACTGTGGACAAACGGAGACGTAATATTTGATGAAGAAATAATCGCACATATGGTAAACCAGGCTGGAAATGCTATAGCTGTCAACAGCTCAAAATGCGGCGAAGAGGAAGTCAAGTATAAAGCAGATAACAAAAACCAGCTGACAGCTATATCTAAACAGGTACAAGATGCTCATGGAGAAGCTGTAGGAATAAACAAAATCTCAAAAGAGGATATAGAGAACTTCAAATCTGCACTTGAAAACTGCTCCGATAACGATTATTTTGAAAAGGGTATAGAGATGCTTATAGATAACGGTAAGAAGTTTAACATAGTAAACATATCCAATTTCAAGTGTATTGAAGTAGACTTTGAAGAAGACTGGAAGATAGCAACTGAATTGTTTACACAATAA